The following coding sequences lie in one Rhodohalobacter barkolensis genomic window:
- a CDS encoding SusC/RagA family TonB-linked outer membrane protein, with product MKIKISSLLVLLIFLFGVSSIGAKQTEQYVSSADITSLQKPDIKVSLEETLEKIENNFDVIFLYQSNLVNGKFGFEETLDGSVFEVIERVLKPHDLVSTYLDNRTFVISGLEKPDMEIPADSVLGVVTDASTNQTLPGVNILVKGTVDRGTTTDFDGRYVLRSVEPEDTLRFSYIGYQTLEVPVDGRSEINVSLEPSVLESGEEIVVVGYGSKKRSEITGSVSSVSSETIAQTPILRVEQALQGRTAGVFVANQSGQPGEAPTIRIRGAGTTGSADPLYVVDGMPVSGIDYLNPGSIQSIEVLKDASSAAIYGARAANGVVLISTKSGRPDETNVTYEGYAGVQNPWKKINVLDARQYMMMMNEGAAAAGITMPFPTNPEVSGGTDWQEAVFNDNAPMTNHQITISGGNERTQYLTGFTIFSQEGIIGGDKSQFGRNTFSLKLNNRVSDVFRVGNSLNFTRINRNAVLSNSEWGSPLSNSLNMDPLTPIYESDPDRLSTFPSHAVQNDGRVFGISRYVTQEIVNPLARLEVTHGETQVDKLVNNFFAEYDLLPNLVVKSSFGIDAAFVKDDNYVPTYYLNSSQSNSESLVSKAENRWYTWNLENTITYQQDFRNHNIELLGGISAQKVQFEDLFGAKSNLLMQSPSNAWLNVASDEESMRASGGAYSERLLSYFGRVDYNFSDRYLLTTVLRVDGSSKFGSNNRYAVFPSISLGWIMSNESFMDDYDSINLLKLRASWGQNGNQNIGNFAYTSTIATGFGYTFGDEESFTTGAVPSSVPNPNLKWETSEQLNFGVDLGLWQDRLIVKADYYQKDTKGLLVRAPIPGHVGNNAPIINGGSVTNEGFEFSVDYRNYRNEFNYNVGLNFALNKNEVTHIGNAEGVIVGTGFATYGIVTRAEEGFPIGYFWGYETDGIFQTQDEVNSYTNGEGDLIQPQARPGDVRFADLNGDGRIDDADRTMIGNPTPDLTFGMNFGANYKQFEMSVFMQGTLGNEIFNATRRHDLTTTNMPASYLERWTGPGTSNDLPRFTWNDSNGNWSKISDLYVEDGSYLRVKNVQLGYFIPNNILQGINLQQAKIYVSAENLFTVTGYSGFDPEIGSASALSVGVDRGVYPQARSYRIGVNITF from the coding sequence ATGAAAATCAAAATATCCTCCTTGTTAGTTTTGCTCATTTTCCTATTTGGCGTAAGCTCAATAGGGGCAAAGCAAACAGAACAATATGTTTCAAGTGCCGACATTACGTCACTTCAGAAACCAGATATTAAGGTAAGTTTAGAAGAAACCTTAGAGAAAATTGAAAATAATTTCGATGTAATTTTTCTATACCAATCCAATTTGGTCAATGGAAAATTTGGGTTTGAAGAAACCTTGGACGGCTCCGTGTTTGAAGTCATCGAAAGAGTTTTGAAACCGCACGATTTAGTATCTACCTATTTGGATAATCGTACGTTTGTTATTTCCGGTCTTGAAAAACCTGACATGGAAATACCGGCCGATTCTGTATTGGGAGTCGTTACGGATGCCTCTACAAACCAGACCCTACCGGGTGTTAACATTCTTGTAAAGGGAACGGTTGACCGAGGAACAACTACCGATTTTGACGGACGCTATGTATTACGATCAGTAGAACCGGAAGACACCTTACGTTTTTCATATATCGGATATCAAACATTGGAAGTTCCCGTTGATGGACGAAGTGAAATCAATGTTTCTCTTGAACCAAGTGTTTTAGAATCAGGAGAAGAAATTGTAGTAGTTGGATACGGTTCAAAGAAAAGAAGCGAAATTACAGGTTCCGTTTCCTCAGTCAGTTCAGAAACCATTGCTCAAACACCTATTCTTCGGGTTGAACAGGCATTGCAGGGTCGAACAGCCGGTGTTTTTGTTGCGAATCAATCCGGACAGCCCGGAGAAGCACCCACTATTCGAATTCGTGGTGCCGGTACAACGGGTAGTGCAGATCCGCTTTACGTAGTAGATGGAATGCCGGTGAGTGGAATTGACTACTTGAATCCCGGTTCTATTCAGTCCATTGAAGTTCTGAAAGATGCCTCATCTGCCGCCATTTACGGTGCTCGTGCAGCTAACGGCGTAGTTTTAATCTCTACAAAATCAGGTCGACCGGATGAAACAAATGTTACTTACGAAGGTTATGCCGGTGTTCAGAATCCATGGAAAAAAATTAATGTGCTGGATGCTCGTCAGTATATGATGATGATGAATGAAGGTGCTGCCGCTGCCGGCATAACCATGCCATTCCCTACCAATCCTGAAGTATCGGGCGGAACCGATTGGCAGGAAGCCGTATTTAATGACAATGCACCAATGACGAATCATCAGATTACCATTTCCGGTGGGAATGAAAGAACTCAATATTTAACAGGATTTACGATTTTCTCTCAAGAAGGAATCATCGGTGGAGATAAATCACAATTTGGACGAAATACATTCAGTTTAAAACTGAATAACAGAGTAAGTGATGTGTTCCGTGTTGGAAACAGCCTCAACTTTACACGCATCAACAGAAATGCAGTTTTGAGTAATAGCGAATGGGGTTCACCGTTAAGTAATTCATTGAACATGGATCCCCTCACTCCTATCTATGAATCCGACCCAGACAGGCTAAGCACTTTTCCAAGCCATGCTGTTCAAAACGACGGAAGGGTTTTTGGAATCTCAAGATATGTAACTCAAGAGATTGTAAATCCACTGGCACGCTTAGAGGTTACACATGGAGAAACTCAGGTCGACAAGCTGGTTAATAACTTCTTTGCAGAGTACGACTTGCTTCCAAATTTAGTTGTAAAAAGTAGTTTTGGTATCGATGCAGCATTTGTAAAGGATGACAACTACGTACCGACCTACTACTTAAATTCCTCACAGAGTAACAGTGAGTCTTTAGTGAGTAAGGCAGAGAATCGATGGTACACCTGGAATCTGGAAAACACAATCACGTATCAACAGGATTTCAGAAATCACAACATTGAACTGTTAGGTGGTATTTCGGCTCAAAAAGTTCAGTTCGAAGATCTCTTTGGTGCAAAATCCAATCTGTTGATGCAAAGTCCTTCCAATGCCTGGCTCAACGTGGCTTCTGATGAAGAGTCCATGAGGGCATCAGGTGGTGCATACAGTGAAAGGTTGCTTTCTTACTTTGGCCGTGTAGACTACAATTTCTCGGACAGATACCTTCTAACGACGGTTCTTCGAGTTGACGGTTCGTCTAAATTTGGATCAAACAACAGATATGCAGTATTCCCATCTATTTCCTTAGGATGGATTATGAGCAATGAATCGTTCATGGATGATTATGACAGTATCAACCTCTTAAAGCTTCGCGCTTCATGGGGTCAAAATGGTAATCAAAACATCGGTAACTTTGCCTATACATCTACAATAGCTACCGGTTTTGGCTATACTTTTGGAGATGAAGAGTCCTTTACCACAGGAGCGGTTCCATCCAGCGTACCGAACCCAAATCTTAAATGGGAAACCTCCGAGCAGCTGAACTTTGGTGTTGACTTAGGATTATGGCAGGATCGCCTGATCGTAAAAGCAGATTACTATCAAAAAGATACCAAGGGATTGCTTGTGAGAGCTCCTATCCCCGGCCATGTTGGTAATAACGCTCCGATTATTAACGGTGGTAGTGTTACAAACGAAGGTTTTGAGTTTAGCGTCGATTATCGAAACTACAGAAATGAATTCAACTACAATGTTGGGCTCAACTTTGCACTGAATAAAAATGAAGTAACCCATATTGGAAATGCCGAAGGAGTAATTGTAGGTACCGGTTTTGCCACATATGGTATTGTTACTCGTGCGGAAGAAGGGTTCCCAATTGGATATTTCTGGGGCTACGAAACCGATGGAATCTTCCAAACCCAGGATGAAGTAAATTCCTATACAAATGGTGAAGGAGATCTGATTCAGCCACAAGCCCGACCGGGTGATGTACGCTTTGCTGATCTTAATGGCGACGGGCGAATCGATGATGCTGACCGAACCATGATTGGTAATCCAACTCCCGACTTAACATTCGGGATGAATTTTGGAGCCAACTACAAGCAGTTCGAAATGTCAGTCTTTATGCAGGGAACGCTGGGTAACGAAATTTTCAATGCCACAAGGCGTCATGATCTGACCACTACGAATATGCCTGCCTCCTATCTGGAACGCTGGACAGGTCCCGGTACTTCCAACGATCTGCCACGATTTACCTGGAATGACAGTAATGGAAACTGGTCGAAAATATCAGATCTGTACGTGGAAGATGGGTCCTACCTGAGAGTTAAGAATGTACAGTTAGGGTACTTCATCCCGAACAACATTTTGCAGGGGATAAACTTGCAACAGGCGAAAATTTATGTATCTGCAGAGAACTTGTTTACGGTTACAGGATACAGCGGATTTGATCCGGAAATTGGATCAGCATCAGCCCTCAGTGTAGGTGTAGACCGCGGTGTATATCCGCAGGCCCGTAGTTACAGAATCGGTGTCAACATTACATTTTAA
- a CDS encoding RagB/SusD family nutrient uptake outer membrane protein — MKTLRITLAFLIVTIAGFASSCDSFLSVEPLDQRVESNFYQTKEDAQEALVAIYDVLQWNTVVGFHVPEMLSDIASDDAYAGGASRNDAPNIIEVDKHDIRTTNGEVHGLWQKYYTGIYRANKFLTEVEELEAEEEFKSRTMAEARFLRAYYYFDLVRFFRNVPLITVPLDNPDEYNQPQADPSEVYAQIAQDLLAAIPDLPESISSDESGRVSTWAAQSLLGKVYLYYSGVFGEDLPAGGQTVDQAMATQMIDDVIALSGHDLLENYEDNFKPEFEFSEESVFEISYSDSRPWYDWGFIQGGEGNMAPQMQGPRVDQPGDEDYMRGWSFSPVTQELVDAFDSADPRLEATVLFESEFNEGISIGYQHTGKFTKKYTTHKSYAPDDGQLELNWGNNYRVIRFSDVLLMGAELHLDGDPNQAKAYLDLVRERVGMPEVAATLENIRNERRVELAMEGHRYWDLQRYGQDEADAHISIQGDVRQGYQGDAPDFAISYNTAKMGLFPIPQSEIDISNGQLQQNEGY; from the coding sequence ATGAAAACCTTAAGAATAACATTAGCTTTTTTGATAGTCACTATTGCAGGCTTTGCAAGTAGTTGTGACAGCTTTCTAAGTGTAGAACCTTTAGACCAGCGGGTAGAGTCTAATTTCTATCAAACGAAGGAAGATGCACAAGAAGCATTGGTTGCAATTTATGACGTACTACAGTGGAATACGGTTGTTGGATTCCACGTTCCGGAAATGTTGAGCGACATCGCTTCTGATGATGCTTACGCCGGCGGTGCCAGCCGAAACGATGCTCCAAATATTATTGAAGTGGATAAGCACGACATCCGCACAACAAACGGAGAAGTTCACGGGCTATGGCAAAAATACTATACAGGTATATACAGAGCCAACAAGTTCCTGACCGAAGTAGAAGAACTTGAGGCAGAAGAAGAGTTCAAAAGCCGTACAATGGCCGAAGCCAGGTTTTTGAGAGCTTACTACTATTTTGATCTGGTTCGTTTCTTTAGAAATGTACCTCTCATCACAGTTCCTCTCGACAATCCTGATGAATACAACCAGCCTCAGGCTGATCCTTCAGAAGTCTATGCACAGATTGCTCAGGATCTACTTGCCGCTATTCCGGACCTCCCGGAAAGTATCTCATCTGATGAGTCCGGCCGCGTTTCCACATGGGCTGCACAGTCTCTGTTAGGAAAAGTGTATCTCTACTACTCCGGAGTTTTTGGTGAAGATCTTCCCGCTGGCGGACAGACCGTAGATCAGGCCATGGCAACTCAAATGATCGATGATGTTATTGCACTGAGTGGTCATGACTTGCTTGAAAACTATGAAGATAACTTCAAGCCGGAATTTGAATTCAGTGAAGAGTCTGTTTTTGAGATCTCTTACTCAGATTCAAGACCTTGGTATGATTGGGGTTTCATTCAAGGTGGAGAAGGAAATATGGCTCCTCAAATGCAGGGACCAAGAGTTGATCAACCCGGCGACGAAGATTATATGCGTGGCTGGAGCTTCTCACCTGTTACACAGGAACTTGTAGATGCATTTGATTCTGCAGACCCCCGGCTTGAGGCAACCGTACTGTTTGAAAGTGAATTCAATGAAGGTATATCAATCGGTTACCAGCACACCGGAAAATTCACGAAAAAATACACAACTCATAAATCTTACGCTCCGGATGATGGACAACTCGAACTGAACTGGGGTAATAACTATCGTGTCATTCGATTCTCTGATGTGCTTTTGATGGGTGCTGAACTACATTTAGACGGTGATCCTAATCAGGCAAAAGCATATTTAGACCTTGTACGTGAGAGAGTTGGAATGCCGGAAGTAGCAGCTACTCTGGAGAACATTCGAAACGAACGCAGAGTTGAATTGGCCATGGAAGGCCATAGATATTGGGATTTGCAGAGATATGGCCAGGACGAAGCTGATGCACATATTTCAATTCAGGGTGACGTAAGACAAGGGTATCAAGGTGATGCTCCCGATTTTGCGATATCCTACAATACTGCAAAAATGGGCCTGTTCCCTATCCCACAAAGTGAAATTGATATTTCAAACGGTCAACTTCAGCAGAACGAGGGATATTAA
- a CDS encoding PKD domain-containing protein: MRTLNKIQWLLPVLLIIGLGLGACEPQVSSDPNLDEPPQSENVTFEMTPDAENPNIIEFVNTSGGFKALWDFGNGSKAEGDVVTAQYPLEGEYTVQLTIFTESGQAINSKIVTIDETKIWMLDDPDLNLLTGGIDNLDGKTWVVDSTQAAHMGVGPPEGDWPEWWSAPPLDKADTGLYTDEYTFTLEGLEFDMETNGYVFINGAYGDDFEGAYQNDATGDDYMAQWTSPENLTFNFIKEDDGRMFITVSDPGWIGFYAGTREYEIQEISENHLTLRFEDPNGLAWYHTLIPKGYEHPEEEPDEPEPLPYTSEELYDNFDEDGNVTWMTDQIADFNPNYDNPLPREINTSAKVAKYEKGSGGAHFYDNLYIDPGFEIDLNQRSTIRLKVYLPSYNDYESVASEKEDWSDGILKKQVSVKLHDVTGMGGNSWQTQAEIIQPVETDAWVELEFDFSGFSDREDFDRIIIQIGSEAHGNPGIFFIDDFQLVE; this comes from the coding sequence ATGAGAACTTTAAATAAAATTCAATGGTTGCTTCCGGTTCTGTTGATTATAGGACTTGGACTGGGAGCTTGCGAACCTCAGGTTTCTTCAGATCCGAATTTGGACGAACCTCCACAGTCAGAAAACGTAACGTTTGAAATGACGCCCGATGCCGAAAATCCAAACATAATTGAGTTTGTCAATACTTCCGGAGGTTTCAAGGCTCTCTGGGATTTTGGAAATGGCTCGAAAGCTGAGGGTGATGTTGTTACGGCCCAATATCCTTTAGAGGGTGAATATACCGTACAGCTCACAATCTTTACAGAGTCAGGTCAAGCAATTAATTCGAAAATTGTAACTATCGACGAGACAAAAATTTGGATGCTTGATGACCCCGATCTTAATTTATTGACCGGCGGTATTGATAATCTGGATGGTAAAACTTGGGTGGTCGACAGTACACAGGCTGCACACATGGGAGTAGGTCCTCCAGAAGGTGACTGGCCTGAATGGTGGTCTGCTCCACCTCTCGACAAAGCTGATACAGGTTTGTACACAGACGAGTACACGTTTACGCTCGAGGGGCTTGAATTTGATATGGAAACCAATGGTTACGTTTTCATAAACGGCGCATACGGCGATGATTTTGAAGGTGCTTATCAAAATGATGCTACTGGAGATGATTATATGGCTCAATGGACATCACCCGAAAACCTTACTTTTAATTTCATAAAAGAGGATGACGGAAGAATGTTCATTACCGTTTCTGATCCGGGTTGGATTGGATTCTATGCCGGAACTCGTGAATATGAAATTCAAGAAATATCTGAAAATCATTTAACTCTCCGATTTGAGGATCCGAATGGTCTGGCCTGGTATCATACACTGATTCCCAAAGGTTACGAACATCCAGAAGAAGAACCGGATGAGCCGGAACCATTACCTTATACATCAGAAGAGTTGTATGATAATTTTGACGAGGACGGAAATGTAACCTGGATGACGGATCAAATTGCAGATTTCAATCCCAATTATGACAATCCTCTGCCAAGAGAAATAAATACTTCAGCAAAAGTGGCTAAATATGAAAAAGGATCAGGCGGGGCTCATTTTTATGATAACCTCTATATTGATCCCGGTTTTGAAATTGATCTGAATCAAAGAAGCACCATTCGCTTAAAAGTGTACTTACCTTCTTATAATGATTACGAATCAGTTGCCAGTGAAAAAGAAGACTGGTCTGATGGCATTCTTAAAAAGCAGGTTTCAGTTAAACTTCATGACGTAACCGGAATGGGTGGTAATTCCTGGCAAACACAAGCAGAAATAATCCAACCAGTAGAAACTGACGCTTGGGTAGAACTGGAATTTGACTTCAGTGGCTTTAGTGATCGTGAAGACTTTGACCGCATTATTATTCAGATTGGTAGTGAAGCTCACGGCAATCCAGGAATCTTCTTTATCGATGATTTCCAGCTGGTAGAATAA
- a CDS encoding glycoside hydrolase family 16 protein — MFNFHPIILSLLMALSLTSCASDGPADSFSYIEPDPTDTLEAGDLIWSDEFTGTGSPNSNNWTYDIGHGSNGWGNNEVQYYTDEQKNVRVENGLLIIDAVKEDGQWTSARVKTEGLQSFRYVTVQVRAKLPEGSGTWPAIWMLGSNIRDIGWPASGEIDIMEHVGKNPGMVHSSLHTPSSYGNTHNSGQKEVSDFHEEFHVYEAVWTPDSITFKIDGDTFYNYSPSDKNFETWPFNNNFFIIMNIAMGGNWGSDTQYETGGMKNGIDPNLNQVSMEVDYIRVYKN; from the coding sequence ATGTTTAATTTTCACCCAATTATACTGAGCCTGCTTATGGCCTTAAGCCTGACCTCATGTGCGTCAGACGGCCCGGCCGACAGCTTTAGTTACATTGAACCTGACCCGACAGATACTCTTGAAGCAGGAGACCTGATATGGTCTGATGAGTTTACCGGTACAGGTTCCCCAAACAGTAATAACTGGACCTATGATATCGGACACGGAAGTAACGGATGGGGAAATAATGAGGTGCAGTATTATACCGATGAACAAAAAAATGTTCGTGTTGAGAATGGGTTGCTAATCATCGATGCTGTTAAAGAAGATGGGCAATGGACATCAGCCCGAGTTAAAACTGAAGGTCTTCAGTCTTTCCGATATGTAACAGTTCAAGTACGTGCCAAGCTTCCGGAAGGATCGGGAACATGGCCGGCAATCTGGATGCTGGGGTCAAATATCAGAGATATCGGTTGGCCCGCCTCCGGAGAGATAGACATCATGGAACATGTAGGTAAAAATCCGGGGATGGTTCACAGCTCTTTACATACTCCCTCAAGCTATGGCAACACCCACAATTCAGGACAAAAAGAAGTCTCAGATTTTCACGAGGAGTTCCATGTTTACGAAGCAGTATGGACGCCTGATAGTATCACATTTAAAATCGACGGCGACACCTTCTACAACTATAGCCCATCTGATAAAAATTTTGAGACATGGCCTTTTAACAACAATTTTTTCATCATCATGAACATTGCGATGGGAGGAAACTGGGGCAGTGATACTCAATACGAAACCGGAGGAATGAAAAATGGCATCGACCCCAATTTAAATCAGGTCAGTATGGAAGTTGACTACATAAGAGTTTATAAAAACTGA
- a CDS encoding GNAT family N-acetyltransferase produces the protein MKIRTAIAADLPSIDGIYNEAIEDGFKTAHIAPMSVKERKDWFRKFNDQYPLYVYEVDNEVLGWLSVSPYRKGRKALLETAEVSFYVAREARGQGVGSALLKHAINEAGRLNFHVYFAILIETNKASISLLKKHGFDKWGYLPEVINIEGERRGQFYYGKVL, from the coding sequence ATGAAAATCCGAACAGCCATTGCAGCTGATCTGCCGTCAATTGATGGAATTTATAACGAAGCCATTGAAGATGGGTTTAAAACAGCTCATATTGCACCAATGAGTGTAAAAGAGCGCAAGGATTGGTTTCGGAAGTTTAATGATCAATATCCGCTTTATGTTTATGAAGTAGATAATGAGGTGTTAGGTTGGTTGTCGGTATCTCCTTACCGGAAGGGACGTAAAGCACTTTTAGAAACGGCTGAGGTGAGTTTTTACGTGGCAAGAGAAGCGAGGGGACAGGGAGTAGGTTCGGCTTTGTTGAAACACGCTATAAATGAAGCAGGTCGTCTCAATTTTCATGTATACTTTGCCATTTTAATTGAAACAAATAAAGCCAGTATTTCCCTTCTTAAAAAGCACGGATTTGACAAGTGGGGCTATCTTCCTGAAGTGATCAATATTGAAGGTGAGAGAAGAGGGCAGTTCTATTACGGAAAAGTCCTTTGA
- a CDS encoding InlB B-repeat-containing protein, with translation MKKLLPLLTVLLFLGCSATTENTEIFTLSTNVNPEEAGAVSPSQGEFDEGDEVTLTASANQGWIFSGWQGDHNGASNPASIVMNSDKSITAQFEMLEYDLTLETEGSGTIQEQVVTSKTESYQEGTAVQLTAEPDEGWEFVEWTGDLSGSTNPETITIDSEKSVTAVFEATTYEITTEKVGEGEIVEQIISSESEEVEYGTVIEYTAVPAEGWMFVEWSGDISGEENPVQVTVEGNMNIIANFEEEPAPANATTWFDTGSGARLNTLDFLSDDLGWVGGEGLIAKTTDGGETWTFQMEDDFVVTDLQMINENVGFVTGTVYGEFTGDQGVYKTTDGGTTWTLVYETDDEPRTLFFNDENTGWVAGVNDLIVKTTDGGDTWTVQDQFVGAFGGTETFWINDLFFLDENMGWAAGHYSPADNRLIIYTEDGGATWEVVYDYMGGPFNFIHMTNEEEGVTGSGRSVYKLLSKGEQSSERLSHTGFSAAQDVVFSTFRHGYLIGQNFENTSESFFYETTDAGGTWTRVETEDLTGGSSIDIGTDYVWITTGPWVVKVEI, from the coding sequence ATGAAAAAGCTATTACCACTACTTACCGTACTTTTATTTTTAGGATGCAGTGCAACGACAGAAAATACAGAAATCTTCACGCTAAGTACCAATGTGAATCCGGAAGAAGCAGGTGCTGTTTCTCCGTCACAGGGAGAATTTGATGAGGGTGATGAAGTGACATTAACCGCGTCAGCTAATCAAGGATGGATCTTCTCCGGCTGGCAGGGAGATCATAATGGGGCATCAAACCCGGCTTCGATTGTAATGAACAGCGATAAAAGCATCACAGCACAGTTTGAAATGCTTGAATACGATCTCACCTTAGAAACTGAGGGCAGCGGGACCATTCAGGAACAAGTGGTTACTTCCAAAACGGAAAGTTATCAAGAGGGAACAGCGGTTCAGCTTACGGCAGAACCTGATGAGGGATGGGAATTTGTTGAGTGGACGGGAGATTTGTCCGGTTCAACAAATCCTGAAACCATTACTATTGACAGTGAAAAAAGTGTGACCGCTGTTTTTGAAGCGACTACCTATGAAATAACCACCGAGAAAGTTGGAGAGGGTGAAATTGTTGAGCAGATCATCTCATCGGAATCTGAAGAGGTTGAATATGGAACCGTGATTGAGTATACGGCAGTACCTGCAGAAGGGTGGATGTTTGTAGAGTGGTCCGGAGATATTTCGGGTGAAGAGAATCCAGTTCAGGTTACCGTTGAAGGGAATATGAACATCATTGCAAATTTTGAAGAAGAACCGGCACCGGCTAATGCCACAACATGGTTTGATACAGGCAGCGGTGCGAGGCTAAATACACTTGATTTCTTATCCGACGATCTTGGATGGGTTGGCGGTGAAGGCCTGATTGCGAAAACAACTGATGGTGGGGAAACCTGGACGTTTCAGATGGAAGATGATTTTGTTGTGACCGATCTTCAGATGATTAATGAAAACGTTGGATTCGTAACCGGTACAGTGTATGGTGAATTTACCGGTGATCAGGGGGTTTATAAAACGACTGATGGCGGCACTACCTGGACGTTGGTGTATGAGACGGATGATGAACCCCGAACCTTGTTTTTTAACGATGAAAATACCGGTTGGGTGGCAGGTGTCAATGATCTGATTGTAAAAACAACCGACGGTGGCGATACCTGGACGGTTCAGGATCAGTTTGTCGGGGCTTTTGGTGGAACAGAAACATTCTGGATCAATGATCTTTTCTTTTTGGATGAAAATATGGGATGGGCAGCCGGACACTATTCTCCCGCAGACAATCGACTGATTATTTATACTGAGGATGGTGGAGCTACCTGGGAAGTTGTGTATGACTATATGGGTGGACCGTTCAACTTCATTCACATGACAAACGAAGAGGAGGGAGTTACAGGTTCAGGTCGTTCAGTCTATAAATTGTTGAGCAAAGGTGAACAATCCAGCGAGCGATTGTCCCACACCGGTTTCTCTGCAGCACAGGATGTTGTATTTAGCACATTCAGACACGGCTATTTGATTGGGCAAAACTTTGAGAATACCTCAGAAAGCTTTTTCTATGAAACAACGGATGCCGGTGGTACCTGGACCCGAGTGGAAACGGAAGATCTTACGGGCGGTTCGTCCATTGATATTGGCACCGATTATGTTTGGATCACTACCGGGCCTTGGGTGGTAAAGGTTGAGATCTGA
- a CDS encoding O-methyltransferase, producing the protein MVNLFKKFVLRDLVLEVKDIRSLELLKNVHSEYLPWTGASIHPTALLYVLNDISIHRRKHIVECGSGISTIYVAGLIKGLNADIKFQSIDHDENWLSILSEHLQKNDLQDQVELIHAPLTHSEYCLDQSYEWYDTAVLDREISKEPIDLLFVDGPPAKKRECDYSRYPALAYFRSSLAENHVVILDDACRKGEMETASKWEKEFGLKFKQEILKGDILISETGGQYNVL; encoded by the coding sequence ATGGTCAATCTTTTTAAAAAATTTGTGCTTCGTGATCTGGTTCTTGAGGTTAAAGATATTCGCAGCCTTGAACTGCTTAAAAATGTGCATTCTGAGTATTTACCCTGGACGGGGGCATCCATTCACCCAACGGCACTTCTTTACGTTCTGAATGATATTTCCATCCACAGGAGAAAGCATATAGTGGAGTGTGGCAGCGGCATCTCAACGATTTACGTCGCCGGTTTGATAAAAGGATTAAATGCGGATATAAAATTTCAATCCATTGATCATGATGAAAATTGGCTGTCTATCCTAAGTGAGCATCTGCAGAAGAATGATCTGCAAGATCAGGTTGAGTTGATTCATGCCCCTTTAACTCACTCTGAGTATTGTCTGGACCAATCATATGAATGGTATGATACAGCAGTATTGGATCGTGAAATATCTAAAGAACCGATAGATCTTCTTTTTGTTGATGGGCCGCCGGCAAAGAAGAGAGAGTGTGACTATTCACGATATCCCGCTTTGGCCTATTTCAGATCAAGTCTGGCTGAGAATCATGTTGTTATTCTGGATGATGCCTGCCGAAAAGGCGAAATGGAGACGGCTTCAAAATGGGAGAAAGAGTTTGGGCTGAAGTTTAAGCAGGAAATTCTGAAAGGAGATATCCTGATTTCTGAAACTGGGGGACAATACAACGTTCTATAA